The Chryseolinea soli genome contains a region encoding:
- a CDS encoding efflux RND transporter periplasmic adaptor subunit, which translates to MKSFVIVLPFAILLSSCGKPHGTPSTASEVKKIDTLHVLSLKKGKVERQTSLPGELLAFEHVEIHPKVNGYIKQLKVDIGSTVKKGQVLAIIDAPEIQSRLGEANGKLQASKAKFQTSLETYNRIKDAARTEGVVSPNELQKARNQMLTDSADYSAARFSAASFQQVGNYLAITAPFNGIITQRNVNEGAYVGSPNEKPILVIEDNSKLRLRVAVPEAMTGVLLKDNQVKFSAKSNPNQLFDATLMRKAGSIDAATRTEIWEFEAKNEKNLLKPGSFTNVVMNIYRGEDSYLVPFSAVVTTLEKKFVIKVSKDSTHWIDVSQGLNLPDKTEIFGNLKEGDTLVVKGNEELKAKERVAVKFDK; encoded by the coding sequence ATGAAATCCTTTGTAATCGTTTTGCCCTTTGCTATACTGCTCTCGTCATGCGGAAAACCTCATGGAACGCCATCTACCGCGAGTGAAGTAAAAAAAATAGACACACTCCACGTGTTGTCTTTGAAAAAAGGAAAAGTGGAGCGGCAAACATCCTTGCCTGGTGAACTCCTGGCCTTTGAGCATGTGGAGATCCATCCGAAAGTAAACGGTTATATCAAGCAATTGAAAGTGGACATTGGCTCGACGGTAAAGAAGGGACAGGTATTGGCCATCATCGATGCGCCCGAAATCCAATCGCGACTGGGAGAAGCCAACGGAAAACTTCAGGCGTCGAAAGCAAAGTTTCAAACCAGCCTGGAGACCTACAACCGCATAAAAGATGCCGCAAGAACAGAAGGCGTGGTTTCTCCCAATGAATTGCAAAAAGCAAGAAATCAGATGCTAACCGATAGCGCGGACTATAGCGCCGCCCGCTTTTCGGCGGCATCCTTCCAGCAGGTCGGGAACTACCTGGCCATTACGGCACCTTTCAACGGCATCATCACGCAACGCAATGTCAACGAGGGTGCCTATGTCGGCTCGCCAAATGAAAAACCCATTCTTGTCATTGAGGATAATTCGAAGCTAAGATTGCGCGTGGCCGTGCCGGAGGCGATGACCGGCGTCTTGCTGAAAGACAACCAAGTGAAGTTCTCTGCCAAAAGTAATCCCAACCAGCTCTTTGATGCCACCCTGATGCGGAAGGCAGGAAGCATCGATGCCGCCACGCGAACTGAGATCTGGGAGTTTGAGGCCAAGAATGAAAAGAACCTCCTGAAGCCGGGCTCCTTTACCAACGTGGTCATGAACATTTATCGCGGAGAAGATTCATACCTGGTCCCGTTCTCGGCCGTCGTGACGACGCTGGAGAAAAAGTTTGTGATCAAAGTATCAAAAGACTCTACGCATTGGATAGACGTTTCGCAGGGGTTGAACCTGCCGGACAAAACCGAGATCTTTGGCAATCTCAAAGAAGGTGACACGCTGGTCGTTAAGGGAAATGAAGAGCTGAAGGCAAAAGAGCGGGTGGCTGTGAAATTTGACAAATAA
- a CDS encoding TonB-dependent receptor domain-containing protein, with product MKIVPVKAFSIHILCTLLVLTVSISLQAQDFGWIKGVVKENNKPVEFANVFLTLPRDTTKIVLGVVTDSDGRFLLDNVPPEDYTLNIRMIGFTLKQLPISIRPGAQNIDLHEIAIEADVHQLNAVEVTAMRDLIQRTEEGYVVKASENITQIGGSAADLLKNMPGVLVNSDGDVTIRGKTPLTLINGRISGIAGIDRSAQLERIPASSIERIEIINNPSAKYDADAEGGIINIVLKKNEDRGTNGAFAVGMGRGSRYRLNASMLLNHKTRKWNVGAAYDNWYTTRTRRVTGDRINYDLSDEHFLAQRRFDERLIFYQNAKTTVDFTPNEKNSFNFEALWAFPGENNNETLKNTYTTSENEFTSRNQRHSNEIRRSHALELSLLYTRHFDNPAKLLSVNVSNTFNIEKENTDIDTQPLTEQDDASGDISLQRTHVYQKTNLANIALDYAQPIAKNGTLEMGYKSIFRYLNSDFIRANFTNEEYITDPLNSNIFDFHEQIHAVYTQFTGWTGEKEAPLWKYNAGLRAEKVWNNGKTRDDSEAFKNEYFNLFPSANLFYYTPQRNYFKLSYTRRIARPGLGQLNPFTDITDSLNQHSGNSRLKPEIIHAFELGYNYTLPKASLSLSAFYRLRKNAIFSYTILDENGVALSLPMNFGTASTLGMEAIASYNPFSFWSMNLSLSAYQTHIDNTESGAELSTNLVSWYSKLIQNFTLFKESKLQVIGNYTSPSAVPQGKSIAVYFVDIGFQQRIMKGKGRLGLVVTDVFNTQQYGFITSDYNFESNRHVKIDTRAVLITFGYTFGTSFKENLMDNKFEND from the coding sequence TTGAAGATTGTACCCGTGAAGGCATTCTCAATACATATCTTATGCACGCTTTTGGTTCTAACCGTCAGCATCTCGTTGCAAGCCCAAGACTTCGGTTGGATAAAGGGAGTTGTCAAAGAAAACAATAAGCCCGTTGAGTTTGCTAACGTATTCTTAACACTCCCGCGGGACACCACGAAGATTGTCCTCGGCGTTGTGACCGATAGCGACGGAAGGTTCCTTCTGGATAACGTGCCGCCTGAAGACTATACGCTCAACATCCGGATGATCGGCTTCACGCTGAAACAACTCCCCATTTCTATTCGCCCGGGAGCACAAAACATTGATCTCCATGAAATAGCCATCGAAGCCGATGTCCATCAGTTAAATGCTGTTGAAGTGACCGCCATGCGTGATCTCATTCAGCGAACGGAGGAAGGCTATGTGGTAAAGGCCTCCGAAAACATCACACAGATTGGCGGGTCGGCTGCCGACCTGTTAAAAAACATGCCGGGTGTATTGGTGAATTCCGACGGTGACGTGACCATTCGTGGCAAAACTCCGTTGACACTAATCAATGGTCGTATTTCCGGCATCGCCGGGATCGACCGCAGCGCACAGTTGGAAAGAATTCCCGCCAGCAGCATCGAGCGTATCGAGATCATCAACAATCCGTCGGCTAAATATGATGCCGATGCCGAGGGGGGTATCATCAACATTGTCTTAAAGAAAAATGAAGATCGCGGTACGAACGGAGCGTTCGCTGTCGGCATGGGACGGGGCAGCCGCTACCGGCTCAACGCGTCCATGCTTTTAAATCATAAAACCCGAAAATGGAATGTTGGTGCGGCCTATGACAACTGGTATACCACACGCACCCGGCGGGTAACGGGTGATCGCATCAACTATGATTTGTCCGATGAGCATTTTCTTGCCCAAAGAAGGTTTGACGAGCGCCTGATCTTCTATCAAAACGCAAAGACCACCGTCGACTTCACCCCCAACGAGAAAAACAGTTTTAATTTTGAAGCGCTCTGGGCCTTTCCTGGCGAAAACAATAACGAGACATTAAAGAACACCTATACAACTTCCGAAAACGAATTTACAAGCCGAAACCAGCGTCATTCCAACGAGATCCGGAGAAGTCATGCCCTGGAACTCTCTCTCCTCTATACCCGGCATTTTGACAACCCCGCAAAATTGCTTTCTGTCAACGTCAGCAACACGTTCAACATCGAGAAAGAAAACACGGACATCGACACACAGCCGCTTACGGAACAGGACGATGCATCGGGTGACATTTCACTACAACGAACGCACGTGTACCAGAAAACCAACCTCGCCAATATAGCCCTTGACTATGCGCAGCCTATCGCAAAAAATGGCACACTGGAAATGGGTTATAAAAGCATCTTCCGTTATCTGAATTCAGATTTTATAAGAGCAAATTTTACGAACGAGGAATACATCACAGACCCATTGAATAGTAACATCTTTGACTTCCATGAGCAAATCCACGCTGTCTATACACAGTTTACAGGATGGACTGGCGAAAAAGAAGCACCTTTGTGGAAATACAATGCAGGGCTTCGCGCAGAGAAGGTTTGGAACAATGGAAAGACGCGCGATGACTCCGAGGCCTTTAAAAATGAGTACTTCAACTTATTTCCCTCGGCCAATCTTTTTTACTATACACCCCAGCGAAACTACTTCAAGCTGAGCTACACCCGAAGGATTGCACGACCCGGCCTGGGCCAATTGAATCCCTTTACCGATATCACGGATTCCTTAAATCAACATTCCGGGAATTCCAGGTTAAAACCTGAAATCATTCATGCCTTTGAGTTGGGTTATAATTATACGTTGCCGAAAGCATCGCTGTCGCTATCGGCGTTCTATCGACTGAGAAAGAACGCTATATTCTCCTATACGATACTGGACGAAAACGGCGTGGCCCTTTCCTTGCCGATGAATTTTGGCACGGCTTCTACCCTTGGCATGGAAGCGATCGCGTCTTACAATCCATTTTCCTTCTGGAGTATGAATCTCAGTCTCTCCGCCTATCAGACGCATATCGACAATACCGAATCGGGCGCGGAGTTATCCACCAACCTCGTAAGCTGGTATTCAAAACTCATTCAAAATTTCACGCTCTTCAAGGAAAGCAAGCTACAAGTCATTGGGAACTACACGTCACCTTCCGCCGTTCCACAGGGCAAGTCGATCGCAGTCTATTTTGTGGACATTGGATTTCAACAACGCATCATGAAGGGGAAGGGAAGATTGGGGCTCGTCGTCACGGACGTTTTCAACACACAGCAATACGGATTTATCACCTCCGACTACAATTTCGAGTCTAACCGACACGTCAAGATAGATACCCGGGCTGTTTTGATAACCTTTGGATATACGTTTGGCACTTCATTCAAAGAAAATTTAATGGATAATAAATTTGAGAATGATTAG
- a CDS encoding BamA/TamA family outer membrane protein, which yields MQTLYPFPPGVLSRQAKLRLIFKNICLLVFALLSWQAAVAQSSATAQDTVSKFDKFNKKAEALFKIIPVPIITYSSEAGNIFGLAKFNLFHLSKKDTISRPSKLSEVVSFSTKGRVNVSISNDLIFRENKYMILSYFNYKKQPEYLLGIGNDVSIHNAEQVTIDRIKFFSTAMIRVKKFVYAGIALDVADYFKVETDSNSFLIRDEVTGLHGGTDVGIGGAFALDSRDNRYNAYKGELLLATVLFYPEWLGSSFQFARIEVDARKYYNPWFRHVIAVQATTLYTTGDVPFYDLAQLGGEDKMRGYYKGALRDKILFDAQIEYRMPVWNIFGITTWIGTGRVADQYKNLSLDGFRLSFGGGIRVRVDTKNNTNLRFDMGFGPGGVSGFYFNFAEAF from the coding sequence TTGCAAACGCTATATCCATTCCCCCCGGGAGTTCTTAGTCGCCAGGCTAAACTTCGTCTGATCTTCAAAAACATCTGCCTTCTTGTTTTTGCCCTGCTATCGTGGCAGGCGGCTGTCGCCCAATCGAGTGCTACGGCGCAAGACACGGTTTCCAAATTCGACAAGTTCAACAAAAAGGCGGAGGCGCTTTTCAAGATCATTCCCGTGCCCATCATCACGTATTCATCCGAAGCGGGTAACATCTTTGGGTTGGCAAAATTCAATCTCTTTCATCTTTCAAAAAAAGACACGATCTCCCGGCCCTCTAAACTCTCGGAAGTGGTAAGTTTTTCGACCAAGGGAAGAGTGAACGTCTCCATCTCGAACGATTTGATCTTTCGTGAAAACAAATACATGATCTTGAGCTATTTCAACTACAAGAAACAACCCGAATACCTGTTGGGGATCGGCAACGATGTATCCATTCACAACGCCGAACAGGTAACGATCGACCGGATCAAATTTTTTTCAACGGCCATGATCCGGGTAAAGAAATTCGTCTACGCGGGCATTGCCCTGGATGTGGCCGATTATTTCAAAGTCGAGACCGACAGCAACAGCTTTCTGATTCGCGACGAGGTGACGGGCCTTCACGGGGGAACCGATGTTGGTATTGGCGGAGCGTTTGCTTTGGACAGCCGCGATAACCGCTACAATGCCTACAAAGGCGAGCTCCTGTTGGCCACCGTTTTGTTTTATCCCGAATGGCTGGGCAGCTCCTTTCAATTTGCGCGCATAGAAGTAGACGCCCGTAAATATTACAACCCGTGGTTCAGACATGTCATCGCCGTCCAGGCCACGACCCTGTACACCACGGGTGACGTACCTTTTTATGATCTCGCGCAACTGGGCGGCGAAGACAAAATGCGCGGCTACTACAAAGGCGCGCTGCGCGACAAGATCTTGTTCGATGCCCAAATAGAGTATCGCATGCCGGTGTGGAACATCTTTGGTATCACTACCTGGATCGGAACAGGCCGTGTGGCCGATCAATACAAAAACCTCTCGCTCGATGGTTTCAGACTCTCGTTTGGCGGAGGCATACGGGTCCGTGTCGACACGAAGAACAACACCAACCTCAGGTTCGACATGGGTTTTGGCCCCGGGGGCGTGAGCGGTTTCTATTTCAACTTCGCCGAAGCTTTTTAA
- a CDS encoding AI-2E family transporter, protein MDNTSAKKDIKYIVQVVLQLGVLAFILGWCVRILSPFLMPIVWGLIIAITVYPMFAKLKTKLGGRGKLASTLITIVFLAILLVPTILLSGSLIDGMRELKAMINEGRSPIPPPGERAKAMPAFAQPFVNVWQETSENLQASVSKHPEGFKKIGVVALSFIAKTGAGILSFLISIIIAGVFLAYAKEGGHTLKRIFVRLAGKQGEELVAISEATIRSVVKGILGVAIIQTLLSGIGFVVAGIPAAGLWTLFCLIFAVIQIGVGPVMIPMIIYVFNTADLTTGILFAIWGVMTLVSDNILKPILLGRGAPVPLLVVFLGAIGGFIATGFLGLFLGAVILSLGYKLYESWMDDGNSEKSDLAEIVKFSEKE, encoded by the coding sequence ATGGACAATACATCAGCAAAAAAGGATATTAAATACATCGTCCAGGTCGTCCTTCAGTTGGGCGTGCTCGCGTTTATTCTGGGCTGGTGTGTCAGGATCCTGTCGCCTTTCCTTATGCCGATCGTTTGGGGACTTATTATCGCCATCACGGTCTATCCCATGTTTGCAAAATTGAAAACGAAGTTAGGAGGCCGCGGAAAGTTGGCCAGCACGCTGATCACGATTGTTTTTCTGGCGATCCTGCTCGTGCCCACCATCCTGCTGTCGGGATCATTGATCGACGGCATGCGCGAATTGAAGGCCATGATCAACGAAGGACGCAGCCCCATTCCACCACCCGGTGAGCGTGCCAAGGCAATGCCGGCTTTCGCACAACCTTTCGTCAATGTTTGGCAAGAGACTTCCGAGAACCTGCAGGCGTCGGTGAGCAAACATCCTGAAGGGTTCAAAAAGATCGGTGTCGTTGCGCTTTCGTTCATTGCGAAAACAGGTGCGGGCATTTTGTCGTTTTTGATTTCCATTATCATCGCCGGTGTGTTTCTCGCCTATGCGAAGGAGGGCGGTCATACCTTGAAGCGGATCTTTGTCAGGCTGGCGGGCAAGCAGGGAGAAGAACTGGTCGCCATCTCGGAAGCCACTATCCGCAGCGTGGTGAAAGGCATTTTGGGTGTGGCGATCATTCAGACACTTTTATCGGGAATCGGATTCGTAGTGGCCGGCATTCCGGCAGCAGGGCTGTGGACGTTGTTTTGTTTGATCTTTGCCGTCATTCAAATTGGGGTTGGCCCGGTGATGATCCCCATGATCATCTATGTGTTCAATACGGCCGACCTGACCACGGGCATTCTGTTCGCGATCTGGGGTGTTATGACGCTGGTCTCCGATAATATTTTAAAACCCATCCTGCTGGGACGTGGAGCACCCGTTCCCTTGCTGGTCGTGTTCCTCGGCGCTATTGGCGGTTTTATAGCCACTGGATTTCTGGGCCTGTTTCTGGGCGCGGTCATCTTGTCGCTGGGATATAAACTTTACGAATCGTGGATGGACGATGGGAACAGTGAGAAATCCGACTTGGCCGAAATCGTCAAATTTAGCGAAAAGGAATAG
- a CDS encoding efflux transporter outer membrane subunit: protein MKKNIFIAVLLMTLAACAVGPKYTRPDSKKPAAYVQSAVQTDSITNLKWWDVYQDSVLQSLIKTAIEQNLDLKIAVARMEQSKAILGFNKANLWPFLDYSARARVNNFGNLSEGAGVIFNTNSYSLLGNVSWEIDLWGKLRHANRAAFADLLASDENRKSFYISMVAQVAELYFQLRGLDERLVITQKTVESRRAYLNIITLRFQNGEVAELDKLQAEQLAASAEAQLYAIERFLIETENAINVLMGQPYSPIARGLLNDAQQLPAEIPSGLPSQLLERRPDIRSAEQQLIAQTEKVGVAVALRFPSLNLTGFLGVASPEISNLFQSDAFIGSVAGQLTGPIFHFGQNKRRVEAERAVAKQMSYAYEKTILNAFSEVENSLAQIRTYRNEFNARLTQVAATEKSLMLSKALYDNGYTSFLQVLDSERELYNAQLEKSIALQNQLISTVRLYKALGGGW from the coding sequence ATGAAAAAGAATATTTTCATCGCAGTTCTCTTGATGACCTTGGCAGCCTGCGCCGTGGGGCCAAAATATACAAGGCCTGATTCGAAAAAACCGGCGGCCTATGTGCAGAGTGCTGTGCAGACGGATTCCATCACCAACTTAAAATGGTGGGATGTGTACCAGGATTCGGTTCTTCAATCGTTGATCAAAACGGCCATCGAACAGAATTTGGATTTGAAGATCGCGGTGGCGCGTATGGAACAGTCAAAAGCCATACTCGGTTTTAACAAGGCCAACCTTTGGCCATTCCTGGATTATTCTGCGAGAGCGCGCGTCAATAATTTTGGTAACCTTTCGGAGGGCGCGGGTGTGATCTTCAATACGAATTCCTATTCGTTGCTGGGCAATGTGTCGTGGGAAATCGATTTATGGGGGAAACTCCGTCATGCCAACCGTGCGGCATTCGCCGATTTGTTGGCGTCGGATGAAAACCGGAAATCGTTTTACATCAGCATGGTGGCACAGGTTGCTGAATTGTATTTTCAACTGCGGGGATTGGATGAGCGGCTGGTCATCACCCAAAAAACTGTAGAGAGCCGGAGGGCCTACCTCAATATTATCACGCTCCGTTTTCAAAACGGTGAAGTGGCCGAGTTGGATAAATTACAGGCCGAGCAACTGGCGGCTTCCGCCGAAGCTCAATTATACGCCATCGAACGTTTCCTGATTGAAACCGAAAATGCGATCAATGTTTTGATGGGACAACCGTATTCACCCATTGCACGCGGCCTGTTGAACGACGCCCAACAGTTGCCGGCAGAGATCCCCAGCGGGCTCCCTTCGCAATTGCTGGAACGAAGACCCGACATCCGGTCGGCCGAACAACAATTGATCGCGCAAACAGAAAAAGTTGGTGTCGCGGTGGCGTTGCGTTTTCCTTCGTTGAACTTAACGGGATTCCTGGGGGTGGCCAGCCCGGAGATCTCTAACCTGTTTCAATCCGATGCTTTTATCGGGTCGGTAGCGGGACAATTAACAGGCCCGATATTCCACTTCGGACAAAATAAACGCCGGGTGGAAGCCGAGCGGGCCGTAGCAAAGCAAATGAGCTACGCTTATGAAAAGACGATCCTCAATGCGTTTTCAGAAGTGGAGAATTCGCTGGCGCAGATCCGAACCTATCGCAACGAATTCAATGCACGGCTCACGCAAGTGGCTGCCACCGAGAAGTCGTTGATGCTTTCAAAAGCGCTTTACGATAATGGGTACACATCATTTTTGCAAGTGCTGGATTCTGAACGGGAATTGTATAACGCTCAGCTTGAAAAATCGATCGCTTTGCAAAATCAATTGATCTCTACTGTGCGTCTATATAAAGCGTTGGGTGGAGGTTGGTAG
- a CDS encoding DUF4239 domain-containing protein, giving the protein MLHRSFIYETAAEVLVTILLVLMLVCIYAGWKVGLKRMKTNAEREGSAMGTTISAMLGLLAFLLAFTFGMSASRYDTRRENIVDEANAIGTAILRADLYPEEERTAFRNDFHHYLEARIRYFEVGQDIVEAEKAKSEADTYGTQLWARAAKLSHQPDRYAATLQMIPALNDMLDISTTRLMAELARVPDSIVTMLFVLSLATAFYLGYSSAGKERLDWFVAVGFCVLTSVVVYITLDLDRPRRGLIRLNTSHQAMMELRKLF; this is encoded by the coding sequence ATGCTCCACCGATCATTTATCTATGAGACCGCGGCAGAAGTGCTGGTAACAATCCTACTGGTGCTCATGTTGGTGTGCATCTACGCGGGCTGGAAAGTGGGGTTGAAACGCATGAAGACGAATGCTGAGCGCGAAGGGAGTGCAATGGGAACCACGATCTCGGCCATGCTCGGCTTGCTGGCGTTTCTGTTAGCCTTCACCTTCGGCATGAGCGCGAGCCGGTATGATACCCGGAGAGAAAATATCGTTGACGAAGCCAACGCTATCGGCACAGCCATCCTGCGCGCCGACCTCTATCCGGAAGAGGAGCGCACCGCTTTCCGGAACGACTTCCATCACTATTTAGAAGCGCGCATACGTTATTTTGAAGTCGGCCAGGATATTGTAGAAGCAGAGAAAGCCAAAAGCGAAGCCGACACCTATGGAACGCAGTTATGGGCCCGCGCCGCAAAATTGTCGCACCAACCCGACCGCTATGCCGCCACCCTGCAAATGATCCCCGCCTTGAACGACATGCTCGATATCAGCACCACTCGGCTGATGGCGGAGCTTGCCCGAGTCCCCGACTCCATTGTAACGATGTTGTTCGTGCTGTCTCTGGCGACGGCTTTCTACCTGGGCTATTCGTCTGCAGGGAAAGAACGCTTGGATTGGTTTGTTGCCGTCGGCTTTTGTGTGCTCACCTCGGTGGTCGTCTATATCACCCTGGACCTCGACCGTCCCCGGCGAGGACTCATTCGGCTGAACACGTCGCATCAGGCCATGATGGAATTGCGGAAGCTTTTTTAG